The following are encoded in a window of Mannheimia varigena genomic DNA:
- a CDS encoding nickel/cobalt transporter: MRLKSKQWGILAIGFLAFFALYQLYPILLFKVIEWQKIFNTQLSGSLNALSDNQHQAGITLVFISFLYGVFHAVGPGHGKFILTSYLSLEKTRLNQVMKITFASAIVQGLVAISLVTVIVVIFTLSRQYFNLTLKWVERGSFAMMILLGLYWSYQVLKDLMKTNKPKINAIRVSQNNLKNQPLVKKTHHIHNENCGCGHQHLPSQQEMQQAKDLKAQLMLILSIGARPCSGAILVLFLSYTLDLYIWGVISALVMALGTGTTLSLFAIFVLTARNKAVKMSIWYLSAQMNKNVARLLKCILGIALIFFGITLFHSSFIESSPSSLFKR; the protein is encoded by the coding sequence ATGCGATTGAAGTCAAAACAATGGGGAATACTAGCGATCGGATTTCTCGCATTTTTTGCACTTTATCAACTTTATCCGATTTTGCTCTTTAAAGTGATAGAGTGGCAAAAGATATTTAATACTCAACTGTCTGGTTCATTGAATGCACTGAGTGACAATCAGCATCAAGCTGGAATAACATTAGTCTTTATTAGTTTTTTATATGGTGTTTTTCATGCTGTTGGACCAGGTCATGGGAAGTTTATTCTGACTAGTTACCTTTCCCTTGAAAAAACGAGGCTCAATCAGGTAATGAAGATTACCTTCGCTTCAGCCATAGTACAAGGTTTAGTGGCGATTTCGCTTGTCACCGTGATTGTGGTTATTTTTACTCTCTCTCGCCAATATTTTAATTTAACATTAAAATGGGTTGAGCGTGGTAGCTTTGCGATGATGATCTTGCTTGGGCTTTATTGGTCCTACCAAGTACTCAAAGATCTAATGAAAACGAATAAGCCTAAAATTAACGCAATTCGTGTTTCGCAAAATAATCTAAAAAATCAACCGCTTGTTAAGAAAACTCATCATATTCACAATGAAAATTGCGGTTGTGGGCATCAGCATTTACCATCACAACAAGAGATGCAGCAAGCAAAAGATCTTAAAGCGCAATTAATGCTAATTCTGAGCATTGGAGCAAGGCCTTGTTCTGGAGCGATATTAGTGCTCTTTCTTTCTTATACATTAGATCTCTATATCTGGGGTGTTATTTCAGCGTTGGTAATGGCATTAGGCACTGGTACAACATTAAGCCTATTTGCTATTTTTGTGCTTACTGCACGAAATAAGGCTGTAAAGATGAGCATCTGGTATTTATCTGCCCAAATGAATAAAAATGTGGCACGTTTACTCAAGTGTATATTGGGGATTGCCTTAATTTTCTTTGGTATAACATTATTCCACAGCAGTTTTATTGAAAGTAGCCCAAGTAGTTTATTTAAACGGTAG
- a CDS encoding DUF1007 family protein, translating to MKLIKTLIMVLAALFTKQVLAHPHSFVDLKNNVIVEGTMLKSFQMEWMLDEITSSELIYEVNNSSDKAKTEKDITVEMVQSALLNHYFSVLYDSKNQPITFTTQPTDTRFEIKNNRVIFYITFHLTKPYDLKQNRVWFSTYEPSYYIAMEYNKEKDISISNASCKANLIQPQVDTKLRLYASSLDKTQSPDMPDNEDYSLGAQFAQKVEMVCD from the coding sequence ATGAAATTAATTAAAACGCTTATAATGGTGTTAGCTGCTTTATTTACGAAACAGGTTTTGGCACACCCACATTCTTTTGTAGATTTAAAAAATAACGTGATTGTTGAAGGCACCATGTTGAAATCATTTCAAATGGAATGGATGCTTGATGAAATTACTTCATCTGAGCTTATTTATGAAGTAAATAATAGTAGTGATAAAGCAAAAACAGAAAAAGATATTACAGTAGAGATGGTACAATCTGCGCTACTAAATCACTATTTTAGTGTGCTGTATGATAGTAAGAATCAACCTATTACCTTTACAACACAACCCACAGATACTCGTTTTGAAATTAAAAATAACCGTGTTATTTTCTATATTACGTTTCATCTAACTAAGCCTTATGATTTAAAACAGAATAGGGTATGGTTTTCCACTTATGAACCAAGTTATTACATTGCAATGGAATACAATAAAGAGAAGGATATTTCTATTAGTAATGCGAGTTGTAAAGCAAACCTAATTCAACCTCAGGTTGATACTAAATTACGCTTATATGCCTCAAGCTTGGATAAAACCCAATCGCCAGATATGCCCGATAATGAAGATTATTCATTAGGGGCACAATTTGCACAAAAAGTGGAGATGGTATGCGATTGA
- the rplY gene encoding 50S ribosomal protein L25: protein MSFKFEAEIRSAQGKGASRRLRHNGQVPAIIYGGSAEPVSIILNHDDVNNAQVHDAFYNEVLTIVVGGKEEQVKVQAIQRHPTKPKLVHLDFKRA, encoded by the coding sequence ATGTCATTTAAATTTGAAGCTGAAATTCGTTCGGCGCAAGGTAAGGGTGCGAGCCGCCGCCTGCGTCACAATGGTCAAGTTCCTGCGATCATCTATGGTGGTAGTGCAGAGCCTGTATCAATCATCTTAAACCACGATGATGTAAACAATGCACAAGTTCATGATGCGTTCTACAACGAAGTTTTAACTATCGTTGTTGGTGGTAAAGAAGAGCAAGTTAAAGTACAAGCGATTCAACGCCACCCGACTAAACCAAAATTAGTTCACTTAGACTTTAAACGTGCGTAA
- a CDS encoding malic enzyme-like NAD(P)-binding protein — protein MSDLKQQALDFHEFPIPGKISVTPTKSLDTQHDLALAYSPGVAEPCLEIEKDSSASYRYTARGNLVAVISNGTAVLGLGNIGALASKPVMEGKGVLFKKFAGIDVFDIEINETDPKKLVDIIASLEPTFGGINLEDIKAPECFYVEQTLRERMGIPVFHDDQHGTAIVSGAAVINGLEIVGKNISEVRLVVNGAGASAIACTNLLRSLGVKKENITMCDSKGVIFQGRGDSMDETKQFYAIEDNGQRTLADAIASADVFLGCSKGGALTQEMVKTMAKDPLILALANPTPEITPTEAKAVRDDVIVCTGRSDFKNQVNNVLCFPFLFRGALDVGAKTINDEMKMAAARAIAELAKEPVPFEVISTYGELSFGPDYVIPTPFDPRLIVNVSIGVAKAAIESGVATRPITDWNAYAEQLKKLVA, from the coding sequence ATGAGCGATTTAAAGCAGCAAGCGCTTGATTTCCACGAATTTCCTATCCCAGGTAAAATATCAGTCACACCAACCAAATCTTTAGATACGCAGCACGATTTAGCATTAGCTTACTCACCAGGTGTTGCAGAGCCGTGTTTAGAAATTGAAAAAGATTCGTCAGCATCTTACCGTTATACCGCACGTGGTAACTTAGTGGCAGTAATTTCTAATGGTACAGCAGTATTGGGCTTAGGAAATATTGGTGCATTGGCTAGTAAACCAGTAATGGAAGGTAAAGGCGTTCTGTTTAAAAAATTTGCTGGTATTGATGTGTTTGATATTGAGATCAATGAAACTGATCCTAAAAAATTAGTAGATATTATCGCCTCATTAGAGCCTACTTTTGGCGGGATTAACCTAGAAGATATTAAAGCTCCAGAATGTTTTTATGTGGAACAAACATTACGTGAGCGTATGGGCATTCCAGTATTCCACGATGACCAACACGGCACAGCTATTGTAAGCGGTGCGGCAGTTATTAATGGTTTAGAAATTGTTGGTAAAAATATTTCAGAGGTTCGTTTAGTGGTAAACGGTGCCGGTGCTTCAGCGATTGCTTGTACTAATTTATTGCGTTCTTTAGGAGTGAAGAAAGAAAATATTACGATGTGCGACTCAAAAGGGGTAATTTTCCAAGGTCGTGGCGATAGTATGGATGAAACCAAACAGTTCTATGCTATTGAAGATAATGGACAAAGAACGCTTGCTGATGCAATTGCTAGCGCAGATGTATTCTTAGGCTGCTCAAAAGGCGGGGCATTAACGCAAGAAATGGTAAAAACAATGGCAAAAGATCCATTAATTCTTGCCCTTGCAAATCCAACACCTGAAATTACGCCAACAGAAGCGAAAGCTGTACGTGATGATGTGATTGTTTGCACTGGTCGTTCTGATTTCAAAAACCAAGTAAATAATGTGCTTTGTTTCCCATTCTTATTCCGTGGTGCATTAGATGTAGGCGCTAAAACAATTAATGATGAGATGAAAATGGCAGCCGCTCGTGCAATTGCTGAACTTGCAAAAGAACCTGTTCCGTTTGAGGTAATTTCAACTTATGGTGAATTGTCTTTCGGCCCAGATTATGTTATTCCAACGCCATTTGATCCACGTTTAATCGTTAATGTATCTATTGGGGTAGCAAAAGCAGCGATTGAGTCTGGCGTAGCAACTCGTCCAATTACGGATTGGAACGCTTATGCAGAACAATTGAAAAAGCTTGTGGCTTAA
- a CDS encoding RimK family alpha-L-glutamate ligase, translated as MRWLMLCREPRLYSCKRIKEACVERGIELDILDPNRMLLSLKNGTFEIFYQEGESYEKHRPEPVLLKDYDGILPRFGTSSTEMGCAVLRHFEAKGIPVLNHSEAFALARNKWRSLQKLSEHTLPIPHTNFAGNLVSVKSQLDHFSFPTISKVLNGSQGNGVMLFENKPNAEAVLSTFRQVGEPYLCQQFISEAKGKDIRAFVIGESVIAAMNRNNVSEDFRANLHQGGIARRIELSEEEKELAVKATKVLGLDVAGVDFLRTKNGTVILEVNASPGFEGIEQVNEVNIAVEIVNYFINRNIKYLKSIS; from the coding sequence ATGAGATGGCTAATGCTATGCCGTGAGCCTCGCTTATATAGTTGCAAACGAATTAAAGAAGCCTGTGTAGAAAGAGGGATCGAACTGGATATTTTAGATCCTAACAGAATGCTACTTTCTCTAAAAAATGGGACCTTTGAGATTTTTTACCAAGAAGGAGAAAGCTACGAGAAACATCGCCCAGAGCCTGTTTTATTGAAGGATTACGATGGTATTTTGCCTCGTTTTGGTACAAGTAGTACGGAAATGGGCTGTGCTGTGCTACGCCATTTTGAAGCGAAAGGTATTCCTGTTTTGAATCACTCTGAAGCATTTGCTTTAGCCCGAAACAAATGGCGATCGTTGCAAAAATTATCCGAACATACTTTACCTATACCACATACCAATTTTGCAGGGAATTTAGTTTCGGTTAAATCGCAATTAGATCATTTCTCTTTCCCTACCATTTCAAAAGTCTTGAATGGCTCTCAAGGTAATGGCGTAATGTTGTTTGAAAATAAGCCTAATGCGGAGGCTGTGCTATCAACTTTTAGGCAAGTTGGTGAGCCTTATTTATGCCAGCAATTCATCAGTGAGGCAAAAGGGAAAGATATTCGTGCTTTTGTGATTGGAGAGAGTGTGATAGCTGCAATGAATAGAAATAATGTTTCAGAAGACTTTCGAGCCAATCTTCATCAAGGTGGAATTGCACGCCGTATTGAATTAAGTGAAGAAGAAAAAGAATTAGCAGTTAAAGCGACTAAAGTTTTAGGGCTTGATGTTGCTGGTGTGGATTTTTTGCGAACAAAAAATGGTACGGTTATTTTAGAAGTCAACGCAAGCCCAGGTTTTGAGGGCATAGAGCAAGTGAATGAAGTAAATATTGCGGTAGAAATAGTGAATTATTTTATTAATCGAAATATTAAATACCTAAAGAGTATTAGTTAA
- the nfsA gene encoding oxygen-insensitive NADPH nitroreductase — translation MQSKATLDTILSHRSIRKFSEQPISEEIFQTLIHAGKVASSSNHLQCVSVIRVTDKQIRETLREVSGMQYVVDCAEFLVFCIDFNKHKQLVPESQLEWAEVSIIGAVDTGIFAQNVLLAAESLGLGGVYIGALRNDIKRVSEALNLPEYCVPLVGMCLGYPAQDPDLKPRLPNTLICHTNQYQPFDELEFAKYNENLTAYYQARIGEPQQWQVAIHKTLDKPVRPHILPFFNQKGLLKK, via the coding sequence ATACAAAGCAAAGCAACACTTGACACGATATTATCTCATCGTTCTATTCGTAAATTTAGCGAACAACCTATTTCAGAAGAGATTTTCCAAACCTTAATTCATGCTGGAAAAGTGGCGTCTAGCTCGAATCACTTACAATGCGTAAGCGTTATCCGTGTCACGGATAAACAAATTCGTGAAACCTTAAGAGAGGTTTCAGGTATGCAATATGTGGTGGACTGTGCAGAGTTTTTAGTGTTTTGCATTGATTTTAATAAACACAAACAGCTTGTACCAGAATCCCAATTAGAATGGGCTGAAGTGTCGATTATTGGAGCGGTTGATACGGGAATTTTTGCTCAAAATGTACTGTTAGCAGCAGAGTCTTTAGGGTTAGGTGGTGTTTATATTGGTGCATTGCGTAATGATATTAAACGTGTATCCGAAGCATTAAATTTGCCTGAATACTGTGTACCATTAGTCGGAATGTGTTTGGGCTATCCTGCACAAGATCCTGATTTAAAACCTCGTTTACCAAACACTTTGATTTGTCATACTAATCAGTATCAGCCTTTTGATGAGCTAGAATTTGCAAAATATAACGAAAATTTGACCGCTTACTACCAAGCGAGAATTGGCGAACCTCAGCAATGGCAAGTCGCAATTCATAAAACTTTAGACAAACCCGTTCGTCCACATATTCTGCCGTTTTTTAATCAGAAAGGATTATTGAAAAAATGA